A single region of the Engraulis encrasicolus isolate BLACKSEA-1 unplaced genomic scaffold, IST_EnEncr_1.0 scaffold_93_np1212, whole genome shotgun sequence genome encodes:
- the LOC134445030 gene encoding exostosin-like 2, whose amino-acid sequence MPIKGLQYSLVLTGATFFHRRYLQLYQYQASRLHILVDSIKNCEDIAMNCLVSLWLMQRHGPDAPPAAVHVNPLNMQWLEMKTKRAKKGRGNIGLSRRPGYRQQRGYCLTEFVKIWNGTMPLRYNDITLTLPRQTHKQVIISNAKTWIWKKRDRK is encoded by the exons ATGCCTATTAAAGGTCTACA ATACTCCTTGGTTCTGACTGGCGCTACCTTCTTCCACCGGCGCTACCTGCAGCTCTACCAATACCAAGCTAGCCGGCTGCACATTCTGGTGGATAGCATTAAGAACTGTGAGGACATCGCCATGAACTGTCTGGTGTCCCTCTGGCTGATGCAGCGCCACGGCCCAGACGCCCCACCTGCAGCCGTCCATGTAAATCCTCTGAACATGCAGTGGCTGGAGATGAAGACCAAGAGAGCCAAAAAAGGGAGAGGGAATATTGGGCTGTCACGCAGGCCAGGGTACAGGCAACAGCGGGGCTACTGCCTGACCGAATTCGTGAAGATCTGGAACGGGACAATGCCCTTGCGCTACAACGACATCACCCTGACCCTGCCTCGCCAAACACATAAGCAAGTCATAATTTCAAATGCCAAAACATGGATATGGAAGAAACGAGACAGGAAATGA